A region of the Haematobia irritans isolate KBUSLIRL chromosome 5, ASM5000362v1, whole genome shotgun sequence genome:
actgttttctgaagggaaaaaatacggtggaagcaaaaacttggcttgataatgggtTTCCGGActttgccccagggaaatcaacaataatggaTATGCAAAatacaagcgtggtgaaatgagcaccgaggacggtgaacgcaggggacgcccgaaagaagtggttaccgacgaaacatcaaaaaaatccacaaaattattttgaatgaccgtaaaatgaagttgatcgagatagcagaggccttaaatatatcaaaggaacgtgttggtcatatcattcatcaatatttggatatgcggaagctctgtgcaaaatgggtgccgcgcgagctcacatttgaccaaagacAACAACGTGCTGATGATTCTGAGCTGTGTTTgcaactgttaactcgtaatacacccgagtttttccgtcgatatgtgacaatggatgaaacatggctccatcactacactactgagtccaatcgacagtcggcttagtggacagcgaccggtgaatcgtctccgaagcgtggaaagactcaaaagtccgctggcaaagtaatggcctctgtttttttgggatgcgcatggaataatttttatcgattatcttgagaagggaaaacccatcaacagtgactattatatggcgttattggagcgtttgaaggtcgcaaTCGCGGCAaagcggccccatatgaagaagaaaaaagtgttgttccaccaagacaacgcaccgtgccacaagtcattgagaacgatggcaaaaattcatgaattgggtttcgaattgcttccccacccaccgtattctccagatctggcccccaacgactttttcttgttctcagacctcaaaaggatgctcgcaggaaaaaaattggctgcaatgaagaggtgatcgccgaaactgaggcctattttgaggcaaaatctaagaagtactaccaaaatggtatcaaaaaactggaaggtcgttataatcgttgcatcgctcttgaagggaactatgttgaataataaaaacgaattttgacaaaaaaatgtgtttttctttgttagaccggagacttattagccaacctgttacaaacggaatgacaatcttgttatacccctgtcaccattctatggtggcggGTATAAAAAAGTCTCAAGTAAGAATTTttacgattttatttttaagtgttCGCTCCCCCTTCATATTAATCGACCGTGCGGTCGATTAATATGAATCCCTGGGCAGACACACATTTTAGCCGCACGCCATagacagtgttaccgttgtgcgactttagtcgcattttgcaacctttttgacgtcatgcgactttttgtgcgacttttttaaaatatgtaaaatgtgTGGATTAGTCGCACacatgcgactaaagtcgcacaaaagGGAAGTGCTTTAATTTTAAGATTGGCTCATTTTTACCACACAATGGCAGCAATTTGGAAAGTAATGATGGTggcgctatgaatatgggcccaatgaaaattagccccaaaacctaaatgaagtaggaccgcaaaaaatatatgggaaacaaacataccaaatttttatgatttttgcggaataagttcattttatttttgagatCCGTTTGCATTATGATCATAAAActcaatatttcaaatgaaaataaaccccaatttcATATTTGGGATTATGCTTCGTTATAAAGTAGGGCCCATTTTCGCATTCTGATGACTTTTTGTTGTTCCGaataacatatacatatacatcagcatcagaatttcttttaaatcaaaagtgaaaaagagccctaatttaatttttggggtcGATTTTCAAACTTGAGTTACATATTGTTGGGGCTCATAAACATTATAAAACGTCGCTCCACATTTGGGGCAATGTTACATTTGGGCTTTGGAGCTCATTTTCCTGGGGCCCATTTTCAAGCCGCCAATGTTGGCACGaacaaataccaaagtgtcgattatctcaagacggcgctttGTCGGGAACGTACCAAAATACCACAGAGTCACTTTTTATTGCATCTTGTGAGGGCTATTCTTGCTTTTGAAcagtaaattttaaaacaagtatatacggctgtatgttcggccaggccgaaacttatgtaccctccaccatggattgcgtagaaactccttctaaacactgccatccacaatcgaattacttaagttgcggtagcgCTTGCCGTTGGTaacgtatcttaaaacctcctaacaccgtcttctaaattgtatgtaagtccatatgtggtatatattaaatcaaaaaagatcgattaaatatgtatataattcagtttgacaaaattttctatagaaataaaattttaacaaaattttctatagaaataaaattttcataaaattttctatagaaataaaattttgacaaagttttttataaaaaaaaaaaaaagttttaaaaaaattttctatagaaataaaattttaacaaaattttctatagaaataaaattttaacaaaattttctatagaaataaaattttgacatattttctacagaaataaaatcttgacaaaattttctatagaaataaaattttggtagatcatttttggctcgagtggcaaccatgattatgaaccgatatggaccaatttttgtgtgattggagatcggctatatataactatagaccgatatggaccaatatcggccatacactaacaccacgttccaaatttgaaccggatcggatgaattttgctcttccaagaggctcggaaggttaaatctggagaacggtttatatgggggctatataaaattatggaccgatatggaccaattctggcacggttgttagagatcatatactaacaccatgttccaaatttcaaccggatcggatgaaatatgcttcttttaggggctccgccagccaaatctggggatcgatttatatgggggctatatataattacggaccgatgtggaccaatttttgcgtagttgttagagaccattcaccacgtaccaaatttcagccggatcggatgaaatatgcttctgttaggggcttcgcaagccaaatctgagggtccgtttatatgggggctatacgtaaaggtggaccgatatggcccatttgcaataccatccgacctacatcaataataactacttgtgccaagtttcaagtcgatagcttgtttcgttcggaagttagcgtgatttcaacagacggacggacggacggacatgcttagatcgactcagaatttcaccacgacccagaatatatatatatatatatatatatatatatatatatatatatatatatatatatatatatatatatatatatatatatatatatatatatatatatatatatatatatatatatatatatatatatatatatatatactttatggggtcttagagcaatatttcgatgtgttacaaacggaatggcaaagttaatatacccccatcctacggtggagggtataaaaatgtagacaatatagtgttttacttttttgcattaTATAACAGCTACCCTTTACTAAAACGTTCTTGGTTCACTTTTAAGACAAAGGGCCCACTACAAATGCAATAGTGGATGTCAAAGTATTTCAATTTatattatatgaatttttatttcattgccttttcattcatttttggtCTAATCGTTCGCAATTAACCTAGGTCAGCAATCCAccataaaaaactatttttaatattattatgctTTTCCATTTGTAAGTGTATTTTAGCGTTGGATTCAAATAATTCAAAGTGAATTCAGCCAAATCAGCATTTCACATTTCCATACTTAATATATCTTGTTTAGCATGGGCACTGGCACATAGTGGGGGCATTCACAAGATAACaagcagaaacaagtaaggaaagtctaaagtcgagcggggccgaccatattataccctgcctcactttgtagatttacattttcgatacaatcTCAAATAGTTACGCTATGTTTGGTGCCatatacaaagaaaaatatattgaagtcttaaccaatttgaacaatatttttagacttctgcaaaatctctaactttaaaatttatattcataagatggagcacaatgttaataaaaagtgGGAAAATTTATGCAATTTCCAAAATTGCAATTATAATTTataggtcgatagatatgtattagaggtgtgggaaaatttgagtaatgtttactagttttcgacttagcgttGCGATTAAAAATGTGTGAATGTTGACCATATTTGCTCAAAACGGAAAACATACATATGGGGGCTTTCTGTGAAACTAAACCTCTTGGCCTAAAAttgcgacttagactttgattaccAAAATGTGATCACAGACTTAGGGGCACggatgccacagttggtaggatTCTATCAAAAAAGGTAgattttatattgttttgtagattggtagaattcatgtagtttggtagattttgcaaaatattgttttgagaTAAGAAGTAATTCacaaatttctattgaagtaaacctctgacacaattttctagaaataaaattttgagaaaattttctatagaaataaaatattgagaaaattttctatagaactaaaattttgacaaaattttctatagaaataaaaaattgacaaaattttttatagaaataaaattttgacaaaattttctatacatataaaattttagacagaattttctatagaaataaaattttgacaaaattttctatagaaataaaaattttacaaaattttttatagaaataaaattttgacaaaattttctatagaaataaaatgttgacaaaatcttctatgcatataaaattttagacacaattttctatagaaataaaattttgacaaaattttctatagacataacatgtttacaaaattttctatagaaataaaattttgacaaaattttctatagaaataatattttgataaaattttttatagaagtaaaattttgacaaaattttctatagaaataaaattttgacaaaattttctatagaaataatattttgataaaattttttatagaagtaaaatttcgacaaaattttctatagaaatacaattttgacaaaattttctatagaaataaaattttgacaaaattttctatagaaataaagttttgacaaaattttctatagaaataaagtcttgacaaaaatttctatagaaataaaattttgacaaaattttttatagaaataaaattttgacaaaatattctatagatataaaatgttgataaaattttctatagaaataaaattttgacaaaaccttctatagaaataagcttttgacaaagttttctatagaaataaaattttgacaaaattttctattaaaataaaactttgaccaaattttctatagaaatacaattttgaccaaattttctattgaaatataatttcgaacaaattttctatagaaataaaatgtagataacattttctatataaataaaattttgaacaaattttctatcaaaatataactttgaccaaattttctatagagaaaaaattttgatcaaattttctatataaataaattttgacaaaatttttgatatcaataaaatatagatatagaatttggaaaaaattttttgagaaaattttctatagaaacagaattttgagaaaattttctatagaaataaagttttgacaaaagtttctatagaaataaaagtttgaccaaattttctatagaaatacaatatttatcaaatgttctatataaataaaatgttgaccaaattttctgtcgaaatataattttgacaaaatttttgatatcaataaaatatagataaattaataaaattttgaacaatttaaatttcgatagatttctatcaaaatataattttgaagaaattttttatagaaataaaattttgaccaaatttactattaatataaaattttaggcacaattttctatagaaataaacttttgacaaagttttctatagaaataaaattttacaaaattttctatagaaataaaactttgacaaaattttctatagaaataaagtttttacaaaatattctatggaaataaaattttgatcaaattttctatataaataaaattttgaaaaaaaattttctatcaaaataaaagtttgaccaaattttttatagaaataaaattttaggcacaattttctatagaaataaaattttggcaaaattttctatagaaataaaatcttgataaaattttctattaaaataaaattttgacaaaattttctacagaaataaagttttgacaaaaatttctatagaaataaagttttgacaaaaatttttatagaaataaaatttttacaaaatattgtatagaaataaatttttgacaaaattttctatagaaataaaactttgaccaaattttctataaaaataaaattttgaccaaattttctatataaataaaattttgaacaaattttctatcgatatataattttgaccaaattttctatagaaataaaattttgaccaaatttttttagaaataaaattttgttgcaattttctttagaaataaaaatttgaataaattttctatcgaaatttaattttgaccaaattttttatagaaataaaatgttgaccaaatcttctatagaaataaaattttgacaaaatttttgatatcaataaactatagatatagaattttgacaaaattttgtacagaaataggattttgagaaatttttctatagaaatagaattttgagaaaattttgacaaaattttctatagaaataaaaaattctctatagaagtaaagggtgattcttttgaggttaggattttcatgcattagtatttgacagatcacgtgggatttcagacatggtgtcaaagagaaagatgctcagtatgctttgacatttcatcatgaatagccgaacgatctgccacaacgtcgaattttcagtgaatgggccctagaaaagttggcagaaaatccgcttttttatcgacaaattttgttcagcaatgaggctcatttctggttgaatggctacgtaaataagcaaaattgccgcatttggagtgaagagcaaccagaagccgttcaagaactgcccatgcatcccgaaaaatgcactgtttggtgtggtttgtacgctggtggaatcattggaccgtattttttcaaagatgctgttggacgcaacgttacggtgaatggcgatcgctatcgttcgatgctaacaaactttttgttgccaaaaatggaagaactgaacttggttgacatgtggtttcaacaatatggcgctacatgccacacagctcgcgattctatggccattttgagggaaaacttcggagaacaattcatctcaagaaatggaccggtaagttggccaccaagatcatgcgatttgacgcctttagactattttttgtggggctacgtcaagtctaaagtctacggaaataagccagcaactattccagctttggaagacaacatttccgaagaaattcgggctattccggccgaaatgctcgaaaaagttgcccaaaattggactttccgaatggaccacctaagacgcagccgcggtcaacatttaaatgaaattatcttcaaaaagtaaatgtcatggaccaatctaacgtttcaaataaagaaccgatgagattttgcaaattttatgcgttttttttttttaaaaaaagttatcaagctcttaacaaatcaccctttacaatgttgacaacatttttataagattaaaatttttgtatgcgtCTGCGTCTTATTTTTTGAGAACCATTTCTgggtatttttgcaaaaaaagaaGCATGAGCCTTGGGGGTTCTTAGATGTAATCATGTCCTATTGACGCTTCACTTATTCAGTCCACGGCGTGAAAATTGTCCCTTTCGATTTGGGAACATAACGTTTCAGATTCTAGTTTGATGTTAAGGCACCaatcatatatgtatatacgagACCCCCAGATGTTTTGCTGATTTCATAACATTCTATTTTCTAAGATCTGATATTTCAAGGGTTTTTGGAGATGTACCTTGGGTCAATACTAGTTATAagataattatcaaaataatTGCCCAGTGGTCTTTTTGTGTTCTCGTGTATCCAAGAATGGAATGAGAAGTCATTGGTGCAGACCAACTCTTCTCAGAGGTTATTCGATCCTCCCCTAATTTCTCGTAAACTTTGTCCTGTTAattctttttctgtagaatccCCTTACATTAGATTATTCTTTGGATTACGATAATCGAGTTATCCCCCAAATTTTACTCATTCTACTTAAGTAAGACGTTTACAGCTTTTGTGACCACTCCACACCTCTTTGGATACCCTTTACAGTACTCATTTTCAATTTGAATCTTCTACCATACTATCATATCGAATGATTCCCTATACTTATTCTAATCCCCTTTCCACACATTTGTCGAGAATTATATTTTGGAAGTATGTTAACCTCTCGACACTTTTACTTACCTCCATGGGTCGTATGCCTCTCAAATAGGCTGCCAATTCGGAATGACCTTTCGCTTCAGCAACATCGATAATGGATTTCTCGGTATCACCCATAACATCAATAATATGATCATAACCGgaaattgcaaaatattcaaaagGCTTGACATCTCCTGCAAATACAACGAATGAGAAAAAATAAGATATAACTCTACAGTAGGGATTGTAATCAGAATCAAAAAATCGTCccttcgactttttgaaaatatggaAAACGTTGACTTTtcgtaaaattagaaaaatctacttttctaattttttttttaacaatttgtacATAAAAACCAGCCTGAATTTCGAATGTCGATTTCGACCTTTTCATTTAAGTTTTGGCCAATTCAAAAGTCGATgagtcgattttgaaaaatatctaaAGCCGATAAGTCGAATTTGAATATTTCAAAAAGTAGAcatcgatttttttctgtttttgcaTAAAAGTCGAATAgtcgaattttgatttttctatcCCTACTATAAAGtcccatataaaaaaattcctcTCATACTTACCCACCACCGCCAGGGACATTAAATAGCGATCAATATCTTTGGCATTAATCACTTGACTGGCCTGCAGAGCTACATCCCTCGCTGTTCGATACAATTCATCACGATAGGTTATATCCGTATTGGATTCTTCAATCAATTGCATAATACCACCACGACGATGAGATCTGGCACAGGCAAAGTGTAGCATACTTTGACCATGCTCATCCCTTTCTTCCAATCTCTTGGAGAGCATGGCATCCGATTCATCAGAATATTCATCGTCAAGCTGTTGAGTCATGGCATCCGATTCAATATCATCTGTATTGTCATACTTCACATGACCATTCATGCGGGATGTTGGAATAGTTTGACGTGTCGCAGgggattgaattgaattgaccgGGGCCGTTGAATTGGTATGACTACTTCCCGAATGGACAGCTGCTTGGACTATTGTTCGGCCATTTGTATTGCGTGttgctacaaaattttgcaaataattgGTCAAATATTGAAGGGGATCATTTGGACGTTTCTGTGCGACTTGTGTTAAAGCTTTAATCAGAGGATCAGCAAGATCTATCGAATGACAAAGAAAAATTAGACTCGATTATTGTCCGGTTTAGGAGAATACATGTTTATCAACTTACTATCTGCTAAGTATTTGCCTTGTTCTGTTTTAAATATGGGATTTTCTTGAAAACTATGATTTTCAACTTCacctaaaaatagaaaaattgcatTGCATTATTGAGAGTTATGAGAAGACTTttcgaatatttatttttactaccACTATGTTAGTAATCTCTAGATAATAAAGCATTAAAAAGCTTCTGATGTTTTGCTTAAACTATAATTGTGTGGACTTTTGGATGTACTACAAAATTCAGtggaaaataaatgaaaaagtaAGTGCGGGCCACTCGGTCTCACCCTAACCCTACACCATCTATACTGCATATTCGTATTTACTTgtataacaaaatatatttttattgtggAACAAATCGTTTCTAAAATATCCGAGATTAAAACTCTTAGATGTTTGGTGTAAAATCCCCCTAAAATCAGCGttgagttcggtcaggccgaagctcaTATATCGTCCGTCTTGGATATGAAGTGGAAAACTGTTACAGACAAAAGTTTGAAGTTCTAAATTGGACTTAAAAATCTGATAAAGAGTTAGAGTTTAAGAGGAATTACATGTTTGCTGACAACCATAAAAAGGCAGCATTTTAtcccaatcaaaaaatttagaagttcTTCCTGAGTCATTACTCTTAAAGtacatccaaaaatgctcttccGGTTATGGACctaattttcacttcacaagTAGTTATTTTGAGGTGATATATTAAAATCCGTTGTTTTATGTAATTttaccaataaattaaaattttctgaattttactgTACCTGAAACTACAGCAAGGACCAACAAAATAGtagaaatttccaaagaaatatttgaaaagtgtaCCGATCCATATCTCGGTAGACTTAGAATTTGCGTTAATATATTGGCTATTATTattctaaaacaagtatatacagcagtaagttcggccggaccgaatcttaaatacccaccaccatgaaccaaatattagggtttcctttgaaatttcaggagggcttgaggacttgaggacacttcccgaagataaatttaaagatttcacctttaGTCCTCAtaggatcagattctggatttataagaaccatttttgtttgagttttagaggaatcattaacatctcttgtaagtgtgcaagaaaattataaaataacaccttgatttgaaatcttaagtcagtagattttcacccgagaagtaaaatctggaaattttacattgagcttcaagcaattttcatgatcagtgcgtgtttctataccctcaagaagttaagtcggtctatatggaggcattaccaaattaaccgataaaaacttaatccgatacaggtttttgtgagcctaaaataccagaatatttacaatttcaggcaaatcggctaaaaactacggtttctagaaacccaaggagttaaatcgggagatcgttcttatgggggctatactaaaatatggagcgatactcaccgttttcggcacacctctttatggcccgaaaatacctctagatttccaatttcaggcaaattggataaaaacttcggattctagaagcccaagaagtaaaattgggatatcggtctatatgggggctataccacaacatggacccatactcaccatttgtggcacacctctttatggtcctaaaatacctataaatctccaatttcaggcaaattgtatataaactacggattctataaacccaagatgtaaaatcgggagatcggtctatgttatataggggctataccaaaacatgaaacgatacgaaccattttcggcacagcttttgatggtcctcaagtacccctagattttcaatttcaggcaaattggataaaaactacgatttctataagcccaagaccccaaatcgggaggtcggtttatatggggactatatcaaaacctggaccgatatagcccatcttcgaacttgacctgcctgcagacaaaagacgagtttgtgcaaaatttcagcacgattgcttcattattgaagactgtagcgtgattacaacagactgacaggcagccagacagacaggcagacagacggacatcgttatatcgtcttagaatttctccctgatcaagaatatatatactttatatagtcgaaaatcgatatttcgatgtgttataaacagaatgacaaacttattatacccccgtcaccattttatggtggtgggtatacaaatCTTTACGtagatatagaaaagtttagattttttgtataccctccaccataggatgggggtatattaactttgtcattccgtttgtaacacatcgaaatattgctctaagacccccataaagtatatatattctgggtcgtggtgaaattctgagtcgattttagcatgtccgtccgtccgcctgttgaaatcacgctaacttccaaacgaaataagctatcgacttgagatttg
Encoded here:
- the LOC142238071 gene encoding uncharacterized protein LOC142238071 isoform X2, which translates into the protein MENRQFFNHIIRNIDDIFGEVENHSFQENPIFKTEQGKYLADNLADPLIKALTQVAQKRPNDPLQYLTNYLQNFVATRNTNGRTIVQAAVHSGSSHTNSTAPVNSIQSPATRQTIPTSRMNGHVKYDNTDDIESDAMTQQLDDEYSDESDAMLSKRLEERDEHGQSMLHFACARSHRRGGIMQLIEESNTDITYRDELYRTARDVALQASQVINAKDIDRYLMSLAVVGDVKPFEYFAISGYDHIIDVMGDTEKSIIDVAEAKGHSELAAYLRGIRPMEEMREELHQMIRDHKDERVKEIVAGEEGKWLVMAKNYYGRTALHIAILKENEDLVEHFVKMCPEALKIGDNLERSPLHYAMGTSIVEALSRILIQNGAKRTNKDLKGRQPSYYFMNKADILRLQEEEDESR